One Salvia splendens isolate huo1 chromosome 12, SspV2, whole genome shotgun sequence genomic window carries:
- the LOC121759381 gene encoding porphobilinogen deaminase, chloroplastic-like translates to MEAASGAFTTVNPAQCRHLSANFSVSALEFSPSTGRKSSLARARTWLIRASLAVEQQAETKAAVIRIGTRGSPLALAQAYETRDRLIGSHPQLAETGAIQIVVIKTTGDKILTQPLADIGGKGLFTKEIDDALLNSDIDIAVHSMKDVPTYLPRNTMIPCNLPREDVRDAFICLTAASLAELPPGSTVGTASLRRKSQLLNRYPSLQVQENFRGNVQTRLKKLNEGVVQATLLALAGLKRLNMTENVTSILSIDDMLPAVAQGAIGIACRSDDEKMATYLASLNHEDTRLAVACERAFLEALDGSCRTPIAGYACRDEEGNCLFRGLVASPDGIKVLETSRRGPYAFDDMVKMGRDAGEELLSQAGPNFFDR, encoded by the exons ATGGAGGCTGCCTCCGGAGCCTTTACCACCGTTAATCCAGCTCAATGTAGGCATCTTTCGGCTAATTTCTCAGTTTCTGCTCTCGAATTTTCTCCCTCGACCGGACGGAAATCTTCACTCGCGCGAGCTAGGACTTGGCTAATTAGGGCTTCCCTTGCTGTCGAGCAGCAGGCAGAGACTAAAGCTGCCGTGATCAGAATTGGAACTAGGGGGAG TCCACTGGCCCTTGCACAAGCTTATGAAACTCGAGACAGACTGATAGGCTCGCATCCCCAGTTAGCTGAAACCGGAGCAATTCAAATTGTGGTCATCAAGACAACTGGAGACAAAATTCTAACTCAGCCTCTTGCAGATATTGGTGGAAAGGGTTTATTCACAAAGGAGATTGATGATGCACTCCTTAACAGTGATATTGATATAGCTGTGCATTCGATGAAAGATGTCCCTACATATCTTCCCCGAAACACAATGATACCTTGCAATCTCCCAAGAGAAGATGTCCGCGATGCTTTTATTTGCTTGACCGCGGCATCTCTCGCTGAGCTTCCTCCTGGAAGCACTGTAGGCACAGCTTCGTTGAGAAGGAAGTCGCAACTTCTTAACAGATATCCGTCACTTCAG GTACAAGAGAATTTTCGAGGTAATGTACAGACaaggttgaaaaagttaaatgAAGGAGTGGTACAAGCAACACTATTAGCATTAGCTGGGTTGAAGCGCCTGAATATGACAGAAAATGTTACATCCATCCTATCCATAGATGACATGCTTCCCGCTGTAGCTCAAGGGGCTATCGGAATTGCATGTAGGAGTGATGATGAAAAGATG GCCACTTATTTGGCATCCTTGAATCATGAGGATACCAGATTAGCAGTAGCCTGTGAGAGAGCATTCCTAGAGGCATTGGATGGATCGTGCCGTACTCCAATAGCTGGGTACGCGTGTCGTGATGAGGAAGGAAACTGTCTTTTCAGAGGACTGGTGGCATCTCCCGATGGAATTAAAG TACTTGAAACCTCTAGAAGAGGTCCTTATGCTTTTGACGATATGGTGAAGATGGGTAGAGATGCCGGTGAGGAACTTCTCTCTCAAGCTGGTCCTAATTTCTTTGATCGATGA